The Afipia massiliensis genome has a segment encoding these proteins:
- a CDS encoding DUF1236 domain-containing protein: protein MKTKLLMTVATAALIGSAGLVSAQAPTNAPNAPAASQPAPSAGAPAERAAPMNREAPAGEMKGQRAQDKDGMKSKGAETTRDPKGGKAASETNMDKSKDGMKADRKNAAEKDGMKPDQKDAAEKDGMKSDQKNASDKAGTTTGQAGAGAKLSTEQRTTIRTSITKQNIKPVTNINFSISVGTRVPRTVTFHPLPAEVITIYPAWRGYEFFLVNDEIIVVNPRTLEIVAVLEA from the coding sequence ATGAAGACCAAGCTTTTGATGACCGTCGCGACGGCCGCCCTGATCGGCAGCGCGGGGTTGGTCTCGGCTCAGGCGCCGACCAATGCACCGAACGCTCCTGCCGCATCGCAGCCCGCACCGTCCGCCGGCGCGCCTGCTGAAAGGGCCGCGCCGATGAATCGCGAAGCACCGGCCGGCGAGATGAAGGGTCAGCGCGCGCAGGACAAGGACGGAATGAAGTCGAAGGGCGCGGAAACGACCCGCGATCCGAAGGGGGGCAAGGCAGCGTCCGAGACGAATATGGATAAGTCGAAGGACGGCATGAAGGCCGACCGGAAGAATGCCGCGGAAAAGGACGGCATGAAACCCGACCAGAAGGATGCGGCCGAGAAGGACGGCATGAAGTCCGATCAGAAGAATGCTTCCGACAAGGCTGGAACCACGACTGGCCAGGCCGGCGCCGGCGCGAAGCTGTCAACCGAACAGCGCACGACGATCCGCACGTCGATTACCAAGCAGAACATCAAGCCTGTGACGAATATCAACTTCTCGATCTCGGTCGGCACGCGGGTTCCGCGGACGGTCACTTTCCACCCGCTTCCTGCTGAGGTCATCACGATTTATCCCGCTTGGCGCGGATATGAGTTCTTCCTCGTCAATGACGAAATCATCGTCGTGAACCCGCGTACGCTTGAAATCGTTGCCGTGCTCGAAGCGTAA
- a CDS encoding acyl-CoA dehydrogenase family protein translates to MDIEFTEEQELLRSSIQKLLRDHYDFDTRRKIVATEEGWSRKHWNAFAELGLLAAPFAEAAGGLGGGPLATMIVMQEFGRHLVVEPFFETVVLAGGLIEHAGSDAQREEFLPPIMTGEAIWALAWTEGRSRYDLNNVSTTAKRSGDTYVLNGAKAAVIGAPWADKLIVSARTLGGPRDHAGVSLFIVDRQSAGLHLQSFKTIDGRRAAEITLKDVGVPANRLLGAEGKGVAALEACRDRAIAALCAEATGAMGELNAATLEYTKTRKQFGVALGTFQVLQHRMVDMFIALEEATSLSQHLNLTMAEGDQQASKLASGAKSKIGEAARYVGEQAIQLHGGMGMSDELNVGHYFKRIASINIQFGDPTYHLLRYARAS, encoded by the coding sequence GTGGATATTGAATTTACGGAAGAACAGGAACTCCTGCGCAGCAGCATTCAGAAACTGCTGCGTGACCACTATGATTTTGATACGCGCCGCAAGATCGTCGCGACGGAAGAGGGCTGGAGTAGAAAGCACTGGAACGCCTTCGCAGAACTCGGTTTGCTGGCGGCTCCGTTTGCCGAAGCAGCCGGCGGCCTGGGCGGCGGACCGCTGGCGACGATGATCGTGATGCAGGAGTTCGGCCGGCATCTCGTGGTCGAGCCCTTCTTCGAGACCGTCGTGCTGGCAGGCGGGTTGATCGAACACGCAGGGTCCGACGCGCAGCGCGAGGAATTTCTGCCGCCAATCATGACGGGTGAGGCGATCTGGGCGCTGGCTTGGACCGAAGGCCGGTCGCGCTACGATCTCAACAATGTTTCGACGACTGCGAAGCGCAGCGGTGACACATATGTTCTGAACGGCGCGAAGGCAGCGGTGATTGGAGCGCCATGGGCTGACAAGCTGATTGTATCGGCGCGCACCCTGGGCGGCCCGCGCGACCATGCCGGTGTCAGCCTGTTCATCGTCGACCGGCAATCGGCGGGGCTTCACTTGCAGAGTTTCAAGACCATCGACGGGCGGCGTGCGGCTGAAATCACCTTGAAAGATGTCGGCGTTCCTGCAAACCGGCTGCTCGGGGCGGAAGGAAAGGGTGTCGCGGCTCTGGAAGCGTGCCGCGACCGTGCCATTGCGGCGCTGTGCGCTGAGGCCACTGGCGCCATGGGCGAACTCAATGCCGCGACGCTGGAATACACCAAGACGCGCAAACAGTTTGGCGTGGCGCTGGGCACGTTCCAGGTGTTGCAGCACCGTATGGTGGATATGTTCATTGCTCTGGAGGAGGCGACGTCGCTGTCTCAGCACTTGAACCTGACCATGGCTGAGGGCGATCAGCAGGCCTCCAAACTTGCTTCAGGTGCGAAGTCCAAGATTGGCGAAGCGGCGCGCTATGTCGGCGAACAGGCGATCCAGCTCCATGGCGGCATGGGCATGAGCGACGAATTGAACGTCGGTCACTATTTCAAGCGCATCGCATCGATCAACATCCAATTCGGCGACCCGACCTATCACCTGCTGCGCTACGCCCGCGCAAGCTGA
- a CDS encoding acetyl-CoA C-acyltransferase yields the protein MVDAVIVSTARTGIGKAYRGALNNTEGPTMAGHVMAEAVKRAGIEPGEVEDVVMGCAKQQGTMVMNVARKGAIRAGLPVTVAGTTIDRQCASGLQAIAVAARSVMLDGVEIAIGGGIESISLVQNDHMNRFHAVDDELMVMKPDMYMSMLETAEVVAARYNIPRDKQDEYSLECQRRTGAAIQGGRFNDEIVPFKTKMAVMDKETKQVSFKDITLTKDEGPRPDTTAEGLASIKPVFEGKTISAGNASQLSDGASACVIMSDKIAAKKGLKPLGIFRGFVAAGVEPDEMGVGPVAAIPRLLKRHGLKIDDIDLWELNEAYAVQVIYCRDKLGIDPEKLNVNGGSISMGHPYGMTGARLAGHVLIEGRRRKAKYGVVTMCIGGGMGAAGLFEILQ from the coding sequence ATGGTAGATGCAGTTATTGTTTCCACAGCCCGCACCGGTATCGGCAAGGCCTATCGGGGCGCACTGAACAACACTGAAGGCCCGACGATGGCGGGCCATGTCATGGCTGAGGCGGTGAAGCGTGCCGGGATCGAGCCGGGCGAGGTCGAGGACGTGGTGATGGGCTGTGCCAAGCAGCAGGGCACCATGGTGATGAATGTCGCGCGCAAGGGCGCAATTCGCGCCGGGCTTCCGGTGACTGTCGCCGGTACCACAATCGATCGCCAGTGCGCGTCTGGTTTGCAGGCGATTGCTGTCGCCGCCCGTTCGGTCATGCTGGACGGTGTCGAAATCGCTATCGGCGGTGGCATTGAATCGATCAGCCTCGTTCAGAACGATCACATGAACAGATTTCACGCGGTCGACGACGAGTTGATGGTGATGAAGCCAGATATGTACATGTCGATGCTGGAAACCGCCGAAGTGGTCGCGGCGCGCTACAATATTCCTCGCGACAAGCAGGACGAATACAGTCTCGAATGTCAGCGCCGGACCGGCGCAGCCATTCAGGGCGGCCGGTTCAACGACGAAATTGTGCCGTTCAAGACCAAGATGGCGGTGATGGACAAGGAGACCAAGCAGGTCTCGTTCAAGGACATCACGCTGACCAAGGACGAGGGACCACGGCCGGATACGACCGCCGAAGGTCTCGCCAGCATCAAGCCGGTGTTTGAAGGCAAGACCATCAGCGCGGGTAATGCCAGCCAGTTATCGGACGGTGCGTCGGCCTGCGTCATCATGAGCGACAAGATCGCCGCAAAGAAGGGGCTCAAGCCGCTTGGCATTTTCCGTGGTTTTGTCGCCGCGGGCGTCGAACCGGATGAGATGGGTGTCGGCCCGGTGGCTGCGATCCCCCGTCTTCTGAAGCGGCACGGCCTCAAGATCGACGATATCGATCTGTGGGAACTGAATGAAGCCTACGCCGTTCAGGTCATCTATTGCCGGGATAAGCTGGGGATCGACCCGGAAAAGCTCAACGTCAACGGCGGCTCGATCTCGATGGGACACCCCTACGGGATGACCGGCGCGCGTCTGGCCGGTCACGTCCTGATTGAGGGCCGCCGTCGTAAGGCCAAGTACGGCGTGGTGACCATGTGCATCGGTGGCGGCATGGGCGCGGCGGGACTTTTTGAAATCTTGCAATGA